ttcatactatattatatttataatatctaagatGACTAGAAAGTTGTGgaacacaaaaatacaaataacaaaaataacctaatattacatttaattttagaacaTGGCAATTTGTCAATATATGATACTTAACTATAAGTATCAATCTACGTGAAAAATCGAGAACTCAAATAAGCGTCTAGCCTCTAGATGAGCGACGAGCtagtaatttacaaaatgtaaagcTACACCAATATACTGATCGTTGTATTTCTGACTCATGAGCCCGTATCCCACATCCCGGTAGTTccgtttattatacaatattataatgtacctaattagtaattacatttaaatagaataaagacatattattattattaaatcatgaCACTAATAACCATTATTAAATAAGCTTTTAACTAACCTGTCActtattttcgttattattactatataagtaaGCAACCATCACacgtaataatgaataataattatcatattattctatgatcatattatgataattagtgataacgataaattattgtatgacACACTGTGATAACATTTATACATCGGTGTATACAAATACGTATTCAGAATTGTCCATCCCCTCTCCCTACCACCAATAAACCTAATAAATTACGACTGttgatgcatattatattttattgaataagtaaaagtaaaataatgaaaGATAAACATATATTTCTATCATCTAGGTACCTAGGAACGTCAACGTCCTCACAACCCTCAGCACACAGTTTTTCAGTTCATCGTTGTTGCATGAACGCATGATCAAAacatagtaattagtattaataagaaaaaagttTTCCAACAAGATGACATGAATTATTGTAACAAAAGGCAAATATTCCCATGTAAAAAATAACCACCCTGGGAAATTCCTCTCATTAAGTCCACCTAAACTCATCTCagattgctataatattatataatatgtgcaaaaGGTGATTTTTATAGCACGCGATGGTTGTTTCAAGTTGACATGACACTATAGACTAATACCAATAATCACCAGTAATATGACATTTAATAAACTCATTTGTTGCGTCAAAAAATGAACTGTGACACGTTCGAGGCGTGTTATATTTTGCCAAGAGCGCAAActattcgaatattattaatatttcgaaaaaaaaccaacaaaaatagttatttaaaagaaaactgGACTGAAACAATAAGGATTTTCTGCAGAGGCGTGTACAGACACAAGGAACGTTAgagaatactatattattctaaataaaataacagattttaataactgtagaaaattgaacattataaaaatgaaatataatttattgaaaatgaaacAGAATATTTCAATAgggaaaaaatattgaacaatttattgataaataagaacctacttataatatttttatccctACATATCAGAAATTGATATCATCGTATTCACGTTTTAGGAATACAGTTATTGTAAGAGTATTGGTCAAGGAATTCCACGAAGCCTTCGACATTTGTTTGTGCACATTATGTGGAAAAGGCACGTGCAATCTATACTTAGGACTACGGATATCAACAGCGTCTTCTGTTATATCTGTACAAATGCCTGGCATACGGTCTCCTGGCATTTTCACTTCAATCACCATCGTTTCGCAACTGGAAGTCAGTGGAGTCTTTGGACCcatctataaaaaattataaacgttattttaatgtCGAATGGTTTTTGTAAGAtaagcaaaatataaaattgtattatcaggcaaaaatatttattgcaacATGACATTTAAAATTGAGTTCGTATTCATATCATTAACATgcgttttaatttgtaaattaataagttaatatgtaattattaatattaattattactataataattaataagttgaAATGTATGAgtggaatttaaaattaaaaatattatagaaccccaaaaatattcatttatcaaCATtgaatttaagaataatttggTTTATTTGGTTTGGGtagattttatttaactataatttatcaatttttaacgaaattaagttattttcaaGACACTAGAATAACGTCATTTGCGATTAAATTTATACGTTTCATACATGCTTTCGGCAGGAATATTGATTGTTGAATATTGGTCTATTGTACACTCGGCCCGTgttttttttcaggtaaatattatttaggtgtaAACTCATCCGGggtttttacaggtaaaaattatttaaggtgAACCATTTAGCATTACCCAAAGGACACCATGAGAAGGCGATTCTCATTAtcctccaaaaattattttcattttcatattattattcatagtatGAATTACTATGAAATACTAAAACTGGAGAGAAATAGCTGAAAACAGAATAAGGTGGAGACTGGAGGGAAATTTGTTTTACGGGATGGTCTTAAAGGCCGGAaaaccccccaaaaaaaaatgaaatttgttatataaatgtaaaattgttaaaaaattaagtaatatgtttcagtattaaaaaatataagtagaaTGTATTTACAGATTAAATTATGTCGtgcttattatattgtattggtcAAAATTATCACGCTGATTTTACAATCTACCTATTTTACTACCTAAAATTTCAGGGCTGAGTTTACAGCAAAAAAGGTAACCACGGGCCCAGTTTAgatgggcgattgtaaactccacCAGAATAACGGTTCGTTAAAAAGGTAATGAAAAGGTTtaatgtaaactccgccagttttattttcttacctgtaATGGGTATATGGAAATTCCgccagtattaattaggccttccttatataaaactaaatgatatttttctagtaagtaaactcaaaaattccaaattaaaatgaaattgtgttagaaaaagctaactatactaaatagttataatagttgatttatatttgacttaatggtttaaatatctattaattgtatctcataattttagtttacagttcaaaatattataattacctattataacatattatgtcataataatataatatatctacatattattttttgattattagttattacaattgtctatcattatttgttaacatcatactggccattgcaatttgtatgatttgttcgagcatttattatttttatatactttggtatacatatacttaattaataaggataataattactataaaattatgatttttttgtttaataataatctgcttattatattaattgtatagtgtatactgttacttcatttttttcactggcggagtttacataaactcaattttacctgatttttgtcactggcggagtttacatgaactcaattttacctgttttattttcctggcggagtttacactaaaaaaaggttcttgtggcggagtttacatgcgCCCGTTTAGATTTGGCCTGTGCCCGCCGGTCgggatggctataatataatataataatataatataatataatataatcgaacgtgTCCTGACTGACTTACTGACTGATCAACGTAAAacctaaataatgatagtttgAGGCTTGCAATTTTCATGGTACCTTTGTACCACCATGTAATAGTGCACTAAGAAAGCATCttccaaaattcaaattttataaagtgGTGCTTGCACAAGTATTTTTAGATTCAAGatgatttatgaaaatgtttaagttttgaacaccatacaccgaatattaaataaaacaatttaaataattttaaatttttttata
This portion of the Acyrthosiphon pisum isolate AL4f chromosome A1, pea_aphid_22Mar2018_4r6ur, whole genome shotgun sequence genome encodes:
- the LOC103308728 gene encoding protein PIH1D3-like, which codes for MGPKTPLTSSCETMVIEVKMPGDRMPGICTDITEDAVDIRSPKYRLHVPFPHNVHKQMSKASWNSLTNTLTITVFLKREYDDINF